GTGGATACCTTTGCAAAAATCACCAAATTTCATCAGGCAAACTGTCAGCTCACATAAACACGCCAATAACTACTGTGGAAGAACCATaagaagtctttacactggtaCACCTTTGATGGTGGCCAAGTTACTCTCTGTGGATGAGCTTTTTGCCAAGAGGTCTCTGGAGGAATACCTGAAGAAGATGGAGACAGAGTACAGTGAATGTTTGAGAGCAGTCAACAGCAGTGTGAAAGAGGAGCAGTACAGTGAGGACGATCTGAGGGTCAAGAGGACCAAAGTGTCCCTGCTTGCTCCTCTTATCCAGTGCATCAGAGAGCTGGACACCAAACAAAAAGAGATGGCTGAGACAGAGACACTCTTGAAAGGTGAGATTGCTCTGCTGCTGCCACACAAGGACAAtaaattgttttaataaaagtagaCAGGATTCAAACACTGATGTTACTGTAAGGGGAGGCAATTGTGGATACAATTTCCATCACTCTGTATTGATACATAGTGATGTATACAGTAGTGGCACAGTCAGTTTTTCAGGAAAATATATTGCAATTGAAACTGTTAATGGATCAACCACAGTGGTAAAAACTGTTTCAGGCTCATCCAATGATTTAAATACCTGACAAATCAAAGTACTTCACATCAATGTAAAAATCAAATTTTGTCATAGAGCAGTCCAGCACCATCAGAGAAATCAAAGTGATGGATACCACTGTATAAACATTGATATTGTCTGTGTATTATTGTCATATCATACAACCCTAGATCACTGTATGTTTTATGATTTCCCTCAAAGATGAAGACCCAGCCCTGCGAGAACTGGCTGAGCTTGAAAGTGAAGGATGTTTGCAAGATATTCAACATCTTAGACAAAAGGTAGAATTGTGACATTTAAATTTTGCCACAAGCTGCTGGAGCATAAGTAGCAGAACGCAAAAGAAGGATTATTATGGTAATAGGAAATTTACCAGAGCTAATGTTAAACCAATGAGCAAACTCCAGGTCTTTccatttgctgttttttgtccCTGGACTGGCTGTTCTTCAGATATTCAGTTATTGACACATTGCatctatattgttttttttgttttgttaaatcaaCCTACTTCACCTGTCAGATCCTGGATCTGTTGATCCCTGAAGAGGAGGCAGATCTGAGTGACCTTGTCCTGGAAGTTACAGCAGGTGTTGGGGGTCAGGAAGCCATGCTGTTTACTGATGAGGTCTGGGAGTACTTCCTTAtagtatttgtcattttaaacagtTCTTGTTAAGATTAtggactttttaaaaataatacctGAAAAAGAANNNNNNNNNNTAATGCATATTTATTTAGAGAGagaacaataaataaatcaatacatttCATAATAAGTTAGACACATTGGTACCCATGTAAATTGGTAATTGCAACACACAGAAAGGAATGTTTTCTTGGGAATGCCTCTGCTTCAATAACACCATATGATTTTACATCAGGACAACACAGACCATTAGATAAAGAGGGATTCAAGATGTGAAGAAGAGAGAGTGCTCATAAtgaagcaacacaaaaaaactaaattttttctttgtatttaaatgCTGACTTGTCTCCTCTGAAGGTGTTTGACATGTACCAGGGCTACGCTCAGCACCACGGCTGGTCCTTCGACATCCTGGAGCACATGACCAGCGAAATAGGTCAGCGGACAAAGACACTTGTAATTATAGCCACGTTAAGGGCTCAGTTTACCCGGAACATACCAAACAGGTTTCCAACACATTTCAGTTGTCTCCTCAGTAATATCGAGGTGGCGACATCTCAGTTGTTGCTATCTTAAAGGCTTagtaaaagaaacagaaactggctcaatttgtgtctttttaaagaCAATACTATTTATGTATGTAAACACCTTAACTGGGTTGGAGTGTGATTAAGACAGATGGTGAATCATAgtggacaaacacacattttagtgTTTTATCTAGTGACTGAAAGTAATAAGTAAGTAATCCTGTGCCACAGACTTGGATTGGCCAGTGAGGTATaccctgtgtgaaaaagagaCAGCAGTAGAAGTGTCACATGTATTTTTTAAGGAGGCTGGAAATGTATACacttaaataaacatttaaaataactaCATGTAATTGCTACCAGTCACCAGTAACATTTTAGTAGGTACTTATTGCTAACCTATGACCAGGTGGACTACGTCACGCCTCGGCCAGCATCAGCGGCCCTCAGAGCTACAAGAGGATGAAGTTTGAGTCTGGAGTCCATCGAGTTCAGCGGGTTCCCAGGACTGAAAAACAGAGCAGAATGCACACCAGCACCATGACGGTGGCTGTACTGCCCCAACCCACGGAGGTACAGCTTTacatgatggatggatggcaatCCAGTTTTAAAAACCCAGCTTTCCTACAGGAATCATTACAGattaagtaaaacaaaaacagaaaaacatttggAGAGTATCTTGTTTCGTTAATATGACATTCCCTGTTGAAATGAGATGTTGGATGGAATTCTTTTCTGAATTGCGCACTAATGGCATATACATATCCCATATCCCACAGTGAATATTACTTTGTGTGAAAGCACTAAACTATGTGAGGTTTCATTGGTTGTTGTAATTTTGGCATTTATTGATAAATCGATCTATTGTGAGCATCGTGAAatccaactgaaaaaaaaattcttttgtTCAAATAATGGTGCTTGTTTTGGCCTCTATTCTTTATTTTAACACTGCATTTACCATGCAGGTAGGATGTATAGGAGTAGGTTTGTTCTTCTGCACATATACTGTTAATTTAGATGTCCTGTAAGTAAACTAcggatgtttgtgttttcttgtcaGATCTCTTTCACTATAAACCCAAAGGACCTGAGGATAGAAACTAAGAGAGCGAGTGGAGCTGGAGGCCAACATGTCAACACCACAGACAGTGCAGTCAGAATAGTCCATCTGCCTACAGGTAAAAAAAGCCCCTTGCGTTATAATAGATAGAACATACGTTGCAGTTTAGCTTATTACACAGTGGGACAAGAACAGATCCTTAGCCCATCCCCAAGTGGAAAAACATGTTTAGCCTTTGTTGGCTTCATTTCTACTTTACGTTAAGCTTATAAAGCTTGACAGATTGTATTTATGATCCTTAAGTGATATATCGACACTGTGCACCACAGTACTGttaataaaataacatgataGAG
This window of the Etheostoma spectabile isolate EspeVRDwgs_2016 chromosome 17, UIUC_Espe_1.0, whole genome shotgun sequence genome carries:
- the mtrf1l gene encoding peptide chain release factor 1-like, mitochondrial, with amino-acid sequence MAYRRAVNLISKGNECVFSLWIPLQKSPNFIRQTVSSHKHANNYCGRTIRSLYTGTPLMVAKLLSVDELFAKRSLEEYLKKMETEYSECLRAVNSSVKEEQYSEDDLRVKRTKVSLLAPLIQCIRELDTKQKEMAETETLLKDEDPALRELAELESEGCLQDIQHLRQKILDLLIPEEEADLSDLVLEVTAGVGGQEAMLFTDEVFDMYQGYAQHHGWSFDILEHMTSEIGGLRHASASISGPQSYKRMKFESGVHRVQRVPRTEKQSRMHTSTMTVAVLPQPTEISFTINPKDLRIETKRASGAGGQHVNTTDSAVRIVHLPTGVVAECQQERSQIKNKEKAMKALRAKLYSMKLEEETSKRYNQRKIQIGTKGRSEKIRTYNFAQDRITDHRIGMTVHDIKSFLLGEDLLDEMNSALQEFSNQEMLAELLGENNQDS